Proteins encoded in a region of the Agromyces protaetiae genome:
- the hpaD gene encoding 3,4-dihydroxyphenylacetate 2,3-dioxygenase, which yields MTEPIVTDQNPIPAPAHAVPTPESAAPDVVRCAYLELVVTDLEASRRFYVDVLDLVVTEEDEDTVYLRSFEEFIHHNLVLRRGPVAAVAAFSYRVRTPEDLDRAVAFYTELGCRVERRADGFVRGIGDSVRVEDPLGFPLEFFHEVEHVERLAWRYDLQTPGCLVRLDHFNQVTPDVPRAVRHMEDLGFRVTEDIQDEAGTTYAAWMRRKPTVHDTAMTGGDGPRMHHIAFATHEKHNIIAICDKLGALRRSDAIERGPGRHGVSNAFYLYLRDPDGHRVEIYTQDYWTGDPDNPVVTWDVHDNQRRDWWGNPVVPSWYTDASLVLDLDGRPQPLVSRTEDSEMAVTIGADGFSYTRKGDEEHGFKLGHTL from the coding sequence ATGACCGAACCCATCGTCACCGACCAGAACCCGATCCCCGCACCGGCACACGCGGTGCCGACGCCCGAGTCGGCCGCGCCCGACGTCGTGCGCTGCGCGTACCTCGAGCTCGTGGTCACCGACCTCGAGGCCTCGCGCCGCTTCTACGTCGACGTGCTCGACCTCGTCGTCACCGAGGAGGACGAGGACACCGTCTACCTGCGGAGTTTCGAGGAGTTCATCCACCACAACCTCGTGCTGCGCCGAGGGCCGGTCGCGGCGGTCGCCGCCTTCTCGTACCGCGTGCGCACGCCGGAGGACCTCGACCGGGCCGTCGCGTTCTACACCGAGCTCGGCTGCCGCGTCGAACGGCGGGCCGACGGATTCGTCCGCGGCATCGGCGACTCGGTGCGGGTCGAGGACCCGCTCGGGTTCCCGCTCGAGTTCTTCCACGAGGTCGAGCACGTCGAGCGGCTCGCCTGGCGCTACGACCTGCAGACCCCCGGATGCCTCGTGCGGCTCGATCACTTCAACCAGGTGACACCCGACGTGCCGCGTGCCGTGCGGCACATGGAGGACCTGGGGTTCCGGGTGACCGAGGACATCCAGGACGAGGCGGGCACCACCTACGCCGCGTGGATGCGGCGCAAGCCCACCGTGCACGACACCGCGATGACCGGCGGCGACGGCCCCCGCATGCACCACATCGCGTTCGCGACGCACGAGAAGCACAACATCATCGCCATCTGCGACAAGCTCGGTGCGCTGCGCAGGTCCGACGCGATCGAACGAGGCCCTGGCCGGCACGGCGTCTCGAACGCGTTCTACCTCTATCTGCGCGACCCCGACGGCCACCGGGTCGAGATCTACACGCAGGACTACTGGACGGGTGACCCCGACAACCCCGTCGTGACCTGGGACGTGCACGACAACCAGCGCCGCGACTGGTGGGGCAACCCGGTCGTGCCCAGCTGGTACACCGACGCCTCGCTCGTGCTCGACCTCGACGGCCGGCCGCAACCGCTCGTGTCGCGCACCGAGGACTCCGAGATGGCGGTCACGATCGGCGCCGACGGGTTCTCCTACACCCGCAAGGGCGACGAGGAGCACGGCTTCAAGCTCGGGCATACGCTCTAG
- a CDS encoding MFS transporter — MPNSTSTRLPGSFVRVGWSSVLVQSSEQIALAAAPLAAVLILAASPSETALLQLAQTAPFLLCAIPIGVLVDRVSRKAVLIGSEALRAVTLAVLVLLITAETLDYTWLLVLGLVGAIGTVGFSVSAPAVVPLLVSRDRLTDANRWLELGRSAAFIGGPAAAGALVSLSGAPAAFAVGTVICVIALTLLVRLDVPPVPSAPRRHILRDLRESAAFAARSDVLRPIIVTAIVFNTGWFVIQAVFVVYAIEHLSMDAATVGLTLGGYGVGMVTGALIARRVATWLSIGRMTLLGPIGGFAAALALAATLVAPSPLLAGAAFFLFGVGPVIWAITTTSLRQAITPFEMLGQVSSLLVMATYGARPIGAGLAALVAARWGVAACLVIATVIFAAQLVYVSCSALPRLTELPPAPVSGHTQA, encoded by the coding sequence GTGCCGAACTCGACGTCCACCCGACTCCCCGGCAGCTTCGTGCGCGTGGGCTGGTCCAGCGTCCTCGTGCAGAGCTCCGAGCAGATCGCACTCGCCGCGGCTCCGCTCGCCGCGGTGCTCATCCTCGCCGCGAGCCCCTCCGAGACCGCCCTGCTCCAGCTGGCGCAGACGGCACCCTTCCTGCTGTGCGCGATCCCGATCGGCGTGCTCGTGGACCGGGTCTCGCGCAAGGCGGTGCTGATCGGGAGCGAGGCGCTCCGAGCGGTCACGCTCGCGGTCCTCGTCCTGCTGATCACGGCGGAGACGCTGGACTACACGTGGCTGCTGGTCCTCGGGCTCGTGGGCGCCATCGGCACCGTCGGCTTCAGCGTCTCCGCCCCCGCGGTCGTGCCGCTGCTCGTCAGCCGGGACCGCCTGACCGACGCGAACCGCTGGCTCGAGCTCGGGCGGAGCGCCGCCTTCATCGGCGGGCCCGCGGCGGCCGGCGCGCTCGTGAGCCTGAGCGGCGCACCGGCCGCGTTCGCGGTCGGAACGGTGATCTGCGTGATCGCCCTCACCCTGCTCGTCCGGCTCGACGTCCCACCCGTTCCTTCGGCACCACGACGCCACATCCTCCGGGACCTGCGCGAGAGCGCGGCGTTCGCCGCGCGGAGCGACGTGCTCCGGCCCATCATCGTGACGGCGATCGTCTTCAACACGGGCTGGTTCGTGATCCAAGCCGTCTTCGTCGTGTACGCGATCGAGCACCTCTCGATGGACGCGGCGACCGTCGGCCTGACGCTCGGCGGCTACGGCGTGGGCATGGTCACCGGGGCGCTGATCGCCCGGAGGGTCGCAACCTGGCTCAGCATCGGCCGGATGACGCTCCTCGGCCCGATCGGCGGCTTCGCGGCAGCGCTGGCCCTCGCAGCGACCCTCGTCGCGCCGTCACCGTTGCTCGCGGGCGCCGCGTTCTTCCTGTTCGGGGTCGGCCCGGTGATCTGGGCGATCACCACCACGTCGCTCCGCCAGGCCATCACGCCGTTCGAGATGCTCGGCCAGGTGTCCTCGCTCCTCGTCATGGCGACCTATGGCGCTCGCCCGATCGGGGCGGGCCTCGCCGCGCTCGTCGCGGCGCGGTGGGGCGTGGCCGCGTGCCTCGTGATCGCCACGGTGATCTTCGCGGCGCAACTGGTGTACGTCTCCTGCTCGGCGCTTCCCCGTCTGACGGAGCTGCCCCCGGCGCCCGTGAGCGGGCACACCCAGGCCTAG